From Varibaculum massiliense, a single genomic window includes:
- a CDS encoding Na(+)/H(+) antiporter subunit C encodes MSVSLCLLLAAGFLVACGVYLVTERTLTRIVIGLGLLGNGINLFLLSQGGAAGTAPILGTALSKMSDPLPQGMILTAIVLSMATTAFGLALAYRSWRLSGHDEVTDDLEDRRLAKKVGDTERFLRLDLDELDKSHGRKRREL; translated from the coding sequence ATGAGTGTTTCTTTATGTCTACTTTTAGCTGCCGGCTTCCTGGTTGCCTGCGGGGTTTACTTGGTCACTGAACGCACTTTGACCCGCATAGTTATCGGATTAGGACTGCTGGGTAACGGAATTAATTTATTTCTGCTTTCCCAGGGCGGTGCGGCCGGGACCGCCCCGATTCTAGGAACTGCCCTTTCAAAAATGTCCGATCCGCTCCCCCAGGGCATGATTCTGACTGCGATTGTGCTTTCTATGGCCACTACCGCCTTCGGTCTGGCGCTTGCCTATCGCTCCTGGCGACTGTCGGGGCATGACGAAGTTACCGATGACCTGGAAGATAGGCGGCTGGCAAAGAAAGTGGGCGATACCGAGCGTTTCTTGCGCCTAGATTTGGATGAACTCGACAAGAGCCACGGACGTAAAAGGAGGGAGCTGTGA
- the sucC gene encoding ADP-forming succinate--CoA ligase subunit beta, whose product MDLYEYQARDLFEAHGVPVLAGIVAETPEEAQKAAEKLAAPLVVVKAQVKTGGRGKAGGVKLARSPQEAREKAEEILGMDIKGHTVHRVLVAAGADIASEYYFSILLDRSNRRHLAMCSKEGGMEIEQLAKERPEALAKVPLPVTGIDEDVARNILKQAGFEDEELIAKAVPVLEGLWDVYQGEDATLVEVNPLVSSEEGEIIALDGKVTLDDNARFRQPGHDQLVDKRTEDPLEAKAKEKGLNYVHLEGQVGIIGNGAGLVMSTLDVVAYAGEEYGVKPANFLDIGGGASAQVMADGLDVILGDPQVKSVFVNVFGGITACDQVASGIVKAIEMLGDKATKPLVVRLDGNAVAAGRKILEEANLQQVTMVETMDAGAAQAAKLAAGC is encoded by the coding sequence GTGGACCTTTACGAATACCAGGCTCGTGACTTATTCGAGGCTCACGGAGTTCCCGTGCTAGCCGGAATCGTGGCCGAAACTCCTGAAGAAGCGCAAAAAGCTGCCGAGAAACTCGCTGCACCCCTAGTGGTGGTAAAAGCGCAGGTAAAGACAGGAGGGCGGGGAAAGGCTGGCGGGGTTAAACTCGCTCGCAGTCCCCAGGAAGCCCGCGAAAAAGCCGAAGAAATCTTGGGTATGGATATTAAGGGGCATACCGTGCATCGGGTGTTAGTTGCCGCTGGTGCCGATATCGCTTCCGAATACTATTTCTCGATTTTGCTTGACCGCTCAAACCGTCGCCACCTGGCGATGTGCTCTAAAGAAGGCGGCATGGAAATCGAGCAGCTAGCCAAAGAGCGCCCGGAGGCACTGGCCAAAGTTCCGCTGCCGGTTACTGGGATTGACGAGGATGTTGCCCGCAACATTCTGAAACAGGCCGGTTTCGAGGATGAAGAGCTGATCGCTAAGGCCGTACCGGTGCTGGAGGGGCTCTGGGATGTCTACCAGGGCGAGGATGCTACCCTGGTCGAGGTAAACCCCCTAGTATCCAGTGAAGAAGGCGAGATTATTGCCCTGGACGGGAAAGTAACCTTGGATGATAATGCCCGTTTCCGGCAGCCCGGTCACGACCAGTTGGTAGACAAACGCACCGAGGATCCTCTGGAAGCCAAAGCTAAAGAAAAAGGCTTGAACTATGTACACCTGGAAGGTCAGGTGGGGATTATTGGTAACGGCGCTGGTCTAGTGATGTCTACTTTGGACGTGGTGGCTTACGCGGGCGAGGAATATGGAGTGAAACCAGCCAACTTCCTAGATATCGGGGGCGGCGCCTCCGCGCAGGTGATGGCTGATGGGTTGGACGTGATTCTGGGCGATCCCCAGGTCAAGTCAGTATTCGTAAACGTATTCGGGGGAATCACCGCCTGCGACCAGGTAGCTTCCGGAATCGTGAAAGCAATCGAAATGTTGGGCGATAAAGCCACGAAGCCGCTGGTGGTGCGGCTAGATGGTAACGCGGTGGCGGCTGGTCGCAAGATTTTGGAAGAAGCGAACCTGCAGCAGGTGACCATGGTAGAAACTATGGATGCCGGTGCCGCCCAGGCAGCTAAACTCGCTGCCGGCTGTTAA
- a CDS encoding Na+/H+ antiporter subunit D, whose amino-acid sequence MNFLLALPVLLPLLAAALTLGLGRHYRTQSVVAFTTLTASLVVAIMILVFSDEATLVLDVGSWAAPIGISLVGDRLAAIMLCTSLVVMVAVLAYSLAEGTVHESEDIPTPIFHPTYLVLCAGVNNAFLTGDMFNLYVGVEILLTSSFVLITLGGTRDRIRSGTVYVAVSMVGSAVFLIALAALYGACGTMNMAQLSMRLTEIDPAVAMLIQTLFLVGFGLKAAVFPLSAWLPDSYPTAPAPITAVFAGLLTKVGVYAIIRMQVLIFPESPVDIVLAVVGILTMIVGILGAVAQDDIKRLLSFTLVSHIGFMIWGISLANTLGVASAIFYAVHHILVQTTLFLVAGMMEKVGGSTSLRRLHSLAKISPLLAVWYLIPAFNLVGFPPLTGFLGKLGLAEATAARNTPLAWALLAAGLIASLLTLYVVVKIWLQTFWQGRESAQESGGEEEEAVDTFDTASRIPRGVWTATGFLTAVTIGLSVFAGPVYTFTERATISMSRAEYQRAILGEDGRGHGISKIASGLPEDLVTEVGGQNTSSGGKTSAHDFILDAFSLVPTDFSGSALMRGGSDD is encoded by the coding sequence GTGAACTTTCTGTTGGCACTGCCAGTGCTCCTCCCCCTATTAGCGGCAGCTTTAACCTTAGGATTGGGACGCCACTATCGCACCCAATCAGTAGTTGCCTTCACCACCCTGACTGCTTCCCTGGTAGTTGCCATCATGATTTTGGTGTTTTCCGACGAGGCAACCCTGGTTCTAGATGTCGGTTCGTGGGCGGCTCCAATCGGGATTTCCCTGGTTGGTGACCGTCTAGCTGCGATAATGCTGTGTACTTCCCTGGTGGTGATGGTGGCGGTACTGGCCTATTCCCTTGCAGAAGGCACTGTCCACGAGTCAGAAGATATCCCTACCCCAATTTTTCACCCCACCTACCTGGTGCTATGTGCCGGAGTTAATAACGCGTTCCTCACCGGCGATATGTTTAACCTTTACGTGGGGGTAGAAATCCTGCTCACCTCCTCTTTCGTCCTGATCACTCTGGGAGGCACCCGAGATCGGATTCGTTCCGGTACCGTCTATGTGGCGGTTTCGATGGTGGGGTCAGCGGTTTTCCTGATTGCCCTGGCTGCTCTCTATGGCGCCTGTGGCACTATGAATATGGCGCAGCTGTCTATGCGGCTAACCGAAATCGACCCGGCAGTCGCTATGCTGATCCAAACGCTATTCCTGGTGGGTTTTGGTTTGAAGGCGGCGGTTTTCCCGCTTTCGGCTTGGCTTCCGGACTCTTATCCTACGGCTCCCGCCCCGATTACCGCAGTATTTGCGGGTTTGCTTACCAAAGTCGGGGTGTATGCAATTATCCGGATGCAGGTACTGATTTTCCCGGAGTCACCGGTGGATATAGTGCTAGCAGTGGTGGGGATTCTCACCATGATTGTGGGAATCTTAGGGGCGGTCGCTCAAGACGATATTAAACGGCTGCTTTCTTTTACCTTGGTTTCCCATATTGGTTTTATGATCTGGGGGATTTCCCTGGCCAATACCCTGGGGGTGGCTTCGGCTATCTTTTACGCCGTCCACCATATTTTGGTGCAAACCACTTTGTTCCTGGTGGCAGGGATGATGGAGAAGGTAGGCGGCTCCACCTCGCTGCGCCGTCTGCACTCTCTGGCAAAAATTTCCCCGCTACTAGCCGTCTGGTATTTGATTCCGGCTTTCAACCTGGTGGGTTTTCCGCCTTTGACCGGATTTTTGGGCAAACTTGGTTTGGCGGAGGCCACGGCGGCGCGTAACACTCCCCTGGCTTGGGCGCTGCTGGCTGCGGGGCTGATTGCTTCGCTGCTCACCCTGTATGTGGTGGTGAAAATCTGGCTGCAAACTTTCTGGCAGGGACGTGAATCTGCGCAAGAAAGTGGCGGCGAAGAAGAGGAAGCGGTCGATACTTTTGATACTGCCTCCCGGATTCCGCGGGGAGTATGGACAGCAACTGGTTTCCTAACTGCAGTAACGATCGGTCTGTCGGTTTTTGCCGGTCCGGTCTATACCTTTACTGAACGCGCCACGATTTCTATGTCACGGGCCGAATATCAACGCGCGATTCTCGGCGAGGACGGACGCGGACACGGGATCTCAAAAATTGCTTCTGGGCTCCCGGAAGATTTGGTTACTGAGGTCGGAGGTCAAAATACTTCCTCGGGAGGAAAGACTAGTGCGCACGACTTTATTCTCGATGCGTTTTCGCTGGTTCCAACGGATTTTAGCGGATCCGCCCTGATGAGGGGAGGTAGCGATGACTAA
- a CDS encoding Na+/H+ antiporter subunit A, translating to MLLWDRAAALIVCYFLATLLIPFLVKYFRQRTFYIAALMPLGALIWTLSHTRQAFGTGSQGLADFYQWSSALDLEIGFRLTGLSWLMLTVINLVGALILVYCAQYFSENSPRLRQFIAAFLGFAASMSGLVLADHTMTLYFFWEITTFSSFILIGHEAEERASRAAARQAILVTTTGSLSMFAGFVILGIMPGGSFRISELLTVLSSPTALGTPVEPVAAISGLALILFAAVTKSAIFPTHFWLPSAMAAPTPVSAFLHAAAMVKAGIYLLARFAPAFASFPGLTWAIVGLGGFTMLLGGYSALRQTDLKLVLAFGTVSQLGFLTMLIGSGNPQLYLAGLCVLAAHSTFKSGLFLTTGTIEKQTGTREFPSLCGLGERSRKLAICALAGILSMSGIPITSGYLGKEHAITALLGAGRDLESEVILAVLIAGSALTFAYSLRYFWGAFSHKHDRQGTCPHRQKLRATGKTLTIIPGVLTGLSLCLGFLPGVLDGFLGQTAVQIYGKNPGHLHLWSGILPGLVTALILIAGGWLFWSRARLARLQRRLAFSPRWGAQGIYSRTIRSLESGASWVTGKVQTGSLPTDLSVIFTVAVLAGAVCMLGISDMHRWHFADSFGQAFICFALIGMATICVVAQRRLNAVLALSACGAAVAAVFVLQGAPDLALTQLVVEAVTLTLFLLVLRRLPARFSRRFSRWAPGYRLLMAAACGVGVVLLGLSTASARIHEPVSNLVTTEGSIFAGGQNLVNILLVDVRAWDTVGELSVLLVAATGVTALIYLRGLSTALADSQRARRYRLLARARKRRGRLKETSAAPQQTWLAVATLINPRRRSILLEVSTRILFHTLLLVSVWLLFIGHNHPGGGFIGGMVAGIAITIRYFAGGRFELLEAVPARPGGVIAIGMTTAVVSALVPLAFGYTILQSVEAHLDLGILGDLHFTSAMGLDIGVYLLVIGVVLDLLQSLGSEIDRQGESAGHQLPEIDITGREDPADQPPGFRDAKGETSVSSSASEGKKLPPELSSPSEPREVQR from the coding sequence ATGCTTTTGTGGGATCGCGCAGCCGCGCTGATCGTATGCTACTTCTTGGCGACACTGCTAATTCCCTTTCTGGTCAAATACTTTAGGCAGCGCACTTTTTACATCGCCGCCCTCATGCCCCTGGGAGCCTTAATCTGGACGCTATCGCACACCCGGCAGGCTTTCGGCACGGGATCGCAAGGATTGGCTGACTTTTATCAATGGTCAAGTGCGCTAGATTTGGAAATAGGATTTCGCCTAACCGGCCTATCATGGCTGATGCTGACAGTAATTAACCTGGTTGGCGCTTTGATCTTGGTGTATTGTGCGCAATATTTCTCTGAAAATTCTCCGCGCCTTCGTCAATTTATCGCAGCTTTCCTAGGTTTTGCCGCCTCGATGTCAGGTCTGGTCTTAGCAGATCACACCATGACCCTCTATTTCTTTTGGGAAATCACCACTTTCAGTTCCTTTATTTTGATTGGTCACGAGGCTGAGGAACGTGCCTCTCGCGCTGCCGCTCGCCAAGCGATTTTGGTGACCACCACCGGTTCTTTAAGCATGTTCGCCGGTTTCGTGATTTTAGGAATCATGCCCGGAGGCTCCTTTAGAATCAGCGAACTGTTAACCGTACTCTCTTCCCCTACCGCCCTGGGCACTCCCGTCGAGCCGGTGGCAGCTATCAGCGGATTAGCGTTAATTCTTTTTGCGGCAGTTACCAAATCGGCGATTTTCCCAACCCACTTTTGGCTCCCCTCCGCGATGGCTGCCCCCACCCCGGTCTCGGCTTTCCTGCACGCTGCCGCGATGGTTAAAGCTGGTATCTACCTACTTGCCCGTTTTGCACCCGCCTTTGCCAGTTTCCCCGGACTTACCTGGGCAATCGTAGGTTTAGGGGGATTCACCATGCTGCTAGGTGGATACTCCGCACTGCGGCAAACCGACCTAAAACTGGTGTTAGCTTTCGGTACCGTATCTCAGCTGGGATTCCTGACTATGCTAATTGGCTCAGGGAACCCCCAACTTTACTTGGCGGGACTGTGCGTTTTGGCTGCACATTCCACCTTCAAATCCGGATTGTTCCTAACTACGGGTACTATTGAAAAACAGACCGGCACCCGCGAGTTTCCCAGCCTGTGCGGGCTGGGGGAACGTTCCCGGAAACTGGCCATTTGCGCTCTCGCGGGGATTCTATCTATGTCCGGAATCCCGATCACCAGCGGATACCTCGGAAAAGAGCACGCCATTACCGCTCTTCTAGGTGCAGGACGCGACCTTGAATCCGAGGTGATTCTGGCGGTCCTGATTGCCGGATCTGCCCTCACCTTCGCTTACTCGCTGCGTTATTTTTGGGGAGCCTTTAGCCATAAACATGACCGGCAGGGAACTTGTCCCCATCGCCAAAAACTGCGGGCAACCGGTAAAACTCTGACCATCATTCCCGGCGTACTTACCGGACTTTCGTTGTGCCTGGGGTTCCTGCCCGGTGTCCTTGACGGTTTTCTGGGGCAAACCGCTGTGCAAATCTACGGGAAAAATCCGGGTCATCTGCATCTTTGGTCAGGGATACTCCCCGGTTTGGTGACCGCGCTGATCCTGATTGCAGGAGGTTGGTTGTTCTGGAGTCGCGCCCGCCTGGCACGCTTGCAACGCCGTCTAGCCTTCTCGCCGCGTTGGGGCGCCCAAGGTATTTATTCGCGCACTATCCGCAGCCTAGAAAGTGGCGCCTCCTGGGTGACTGGCAAGGTACAAACCGGATCCCTACCTACTGATCTTTCGGTGATATTTACCGTTGCGGTGTTGGCAGGAGCAGTATGCATGCTAGGGATTTCCGATATGCATCGCTGGCATTTCGCCGATTCCTTCGGGCAAGCATTCATCTGTTTTGCCCTTATCGGAATGGCCACTATCTGCGTAGTTGCTCAACGTCGCCTAAATGCTGTGCTGGCACTTTCGGCTTGTGGAGCCGCAGTTGCCGCAGTTTTCGTTCTCCAGGGCGCCCCTGACTTAGCGCTAACTCAACTGGTAGTCGAAGCGGTCACTTTGACTCTTTTCTTGCTGGTACTGCGGCGCCTACCCGCACGTTTTTCTCGTCGCTTCAGCCGCTGGGCGCCCGGGTACCGGCTTCTAATGGCCGCTGCCTGCGGAGTGGGCGTAGTGCTATTAGGGCTATCCACCGCCTCTGCCCGGATTCACGAACCGGTCTCCAACCTGGTAACTACCGAGGGTAGCATTTTTGCGGGCGGTCAAAACCTGGTCAATATCTTGCTGGTGGACGTGCGAGCCTGGGATACCGTGGGGGAACTGTCGGTACTGCTAGTTGCTGCCACCGGGGTTACCGCCCTCATCTACCTGCGAGGATTATCTACTGCGCTCGCTGACTCCCAACGCGCTCGCCGATACCGACTATTGGCGAGGGCACGCAAACGGCGGGGTCGCTTAAAGGAAACTTCTGCCGCCCCCCAGCAAACCTGGCTAGCCGTCGCCACTTTAATCAATCCGCGCCGCCGCTCTATTTTGCTGGAGGTTTCCACCCGAATCCTCTTCCATACTTTGCTGCTGGTATCGGTATGGCTACTGTTTATTGGACACAACCACCCTGGTGGAGGCTTTATCGGTGGCATGGTTGCCGGTATTGCTATCACTATCCGTTATTTTGCAGGAGGGCGTTTTGAACTGCTGGAGGCAGTCCCGGCGCGTCCGGGCGGGGTGATCGCTATCGGAATGACTACTGCGGTAGTTAGCGCCCTAGTCCCCCTGGCCTTTGGCTACACCATTTTGCAAAGCGTGGAGGCTCACCTTGATTTAGGAATCTTAGGGGATTTGCACTTTACTTCTGCAATGGGGCTAGATATTGGGGTATATCTGCTGGTTATCGGGGTGGTGCTTGATTTGCTGCAGTCCTTAGGATCCGAGATTGACCGGCAGGGCGAATCTGCGGGACACCAGTTGCCGGAAATTGATATTACCGGACGCGAAGATCCAGCGGATCAGCCGCCAGGCTTTAGGGACGCTAAGGGCGAGACCTCAGTTTCGTCCTCCGCGAGCGAAGGAAAAAAGCTCCCTCCAGAACTAAGTTCCCCCTCTGAACCTCGGGAGGTACAGCGATGA